One Lepus europaeus isolate LE1 chromosome X, mLepTim1.pri, whole genome shotgun sequence genomic window carries:
- the WDR13 gene encoding WD repeat-containing protein 13 isoform X2, with translation MAAVWQQVLAVDARYNAYRTPTFPQFRTQYIRRRSQLLRENAKAGHPPALRRQYLRLRGQLLGQRYGPLSEPGSARAYSNSIVRSSRTTLDRMEDFEDDPRALGARGHRRSVSRGSYQLQAQMNRAVYEDRPPGSVVPTSAAEASRAMAGDTSLSENYAFAGMYHVFDQHVDEAVPRVRFANDDRHRLACCSLDGSISLCQLVPAPPTVLRVLRGHTRGVSDFAWSLSNDILVSTSLDATMRIWASEDGRCIREIPDPDGAELLCCTFQPVNNNLTVVGNAKHNVHVVNISTGKKVKGGSSKLTGRVLALSFDAPGRLLWAGDDRGSVFSFLFDMATGKLTKAKRLVVHEGSPVTSISARSWVSREARDPSLLINACLNKLLLYRVVDNEGTLQLKRSFPIEQSSHPVRSIFCPLMSFRQGACVVTGSEDMCVHFFDVERAAKAAVNKLQGHSAPVLDVSFNCDESLLASSDARGMVIVWRREQK, from the exons ATGGCCGCGGTGTGGCAGCAAGTCTTAGCAGTGGACGCGAG GTACAACGCGTACCGCACACCAACGTTTCCACAGTTTCGGACCCAGTATATCCGCCGGCGCAGCCAGCTGCTTCGGGAGAATGCCAAGGCTGGGCACCCCCCAGCACTGCGCAGGCAGTACCTGAGGCTGAGGGGACAGCTGTTGGGCCAACGCTACGGACCCCTCTCCGAGCCAGGCAGTGCTCGTGCTTATAGCAACAGCATCGTCCGCAGCAGCCGCACTACCCTTGACCGCATGGAG GACTTTGAGGACGACCCTCGGGCCCTAGGGGCCCGTGGGCACCGCCGCTCTGTCAGCCGGGGCTCCTACCAGCTACAAGCACAGATGAACCGCGCTGTCTATGAGGACAG GCCCCCCGGCAGTGTGGTGCCCACGTCAGCGGCAGAGGCGAGTCGGGCCATGGCCGGGGACACGTCCCTGAGCGAGAACTATGCCTTTGCTGGCATGTACCATGTTTTTGACCAGCATGTGGATGAGGCAG TCCCCAGGGTGCGCTTCGCCAATGACGACCGACACCGCCTAGCCTGCTGCTCACTGGACGGCAGCATCTCCCTGTGCCAGCTGGTACCCGCCCCACCCACCGTGCTCCGCGTGCTGCGGGGCCACACCCGCGGCGTCTCCGACTTTGCCTGGTCCCTCTCCAATGACATCCTTGTGTCCACCTCACTCGATGCCACCATGCGCATCTGGGCCTCTGAGGATGGCCGCTGCATCCGGGAAATCCCTGACCCCGATGGCGCCGAACTGCTCTGCTGCACCTTCCAGCCCGTCAACAACAACCTCACTGTG GTGGGGAACGCCAAGCACAACGTGCACGTCGTGAACATCTCCACGGGCAAGAAAGTGAAGGGTGGCTCCAGCAAGCTGACAGGCCGCGTCCTTGCCCTCTCCTTCGATGCCCCTGGCCGGCTGCTCTGGGCGGGCGATGACCGCGGCAGcgtcttctctttcctcttcgACATGGCCACAG GGAAGCTGACCAAGGCCAAGCGTCTGGTGGTGCATGAAGGCAGTCCCGTGACCAGCATCTCCGCCCGCTCCTGGGTCAGCCGCGAGGCCCGGGACCCCTCGCTGCTCATCAACGCTTGCCTCAACAAGCTGCTGCTCTACAG GGTGGTGGACAACGAGGGGACCCTGCAGCTGAAGAGGAGCTTCCCCATCGAGCAGAGCTCCCACCCCGTGCGCAGTATCTTCTGCCCCCTCATGTCCTTCCGCCAGGGAGCCTGCGTGG TGACGGGCAGTGAGGACATGTGCGTGCACTTCTTTGACGTGGAGCGGGCGGCCAAGGCCGCCGTCAACAAGCTCCAGGGCCACAGCGCGCCCGTGCTCGACGTCAGCTTCAACTGCGACGAGAGCCTGCTGGCTTCCAGTGACGCCAGGGGCATGGTCATCGTCTGGAGACGGGAGCAGAAGTAg
- the WDR13 gene encoding WD repeat-containing protein 13 isoform X1 has product MTMAPAGGHARGGGRGMAAVWQQVLAVDARYNAYRTPTFPQFRTQYIRRRSQLLRENAKAGHPPALRRQYLRLRGQLLGQRYGPLSEPGSARAYSNSIVRSSRTTLDRMEDFEDDPRALGARGHRRSVSRGSYQLQAQMNRAVYEDRPPGSVVPTSAAEASRAMAGDTSLSENYAFAGMYHVFDQHVDEAVPRVRFANDDRHRLACCSLDGSISLCQLVPAPPTVLRVLRGHTRGVSDFAWSLSNDILVSTSLDATMRIWASEDGRCIREIPDPDGAELLCCTFQPVNNNLTVVGNAKHNVHVVNISTGKKVKGGSSKLTGRVLALSFDAPGRLLWAGDDRGSVFSFLFDMATGKLTKAKRLVVHEGSPVTSISARSWVSREARDPSLLINACLNKLLLYRVVDNEGTLQLKRSFPIEQSSHPVRSIFCPLMSFRQGACVVTGSEDMCVHFFDVERAAKAAVNKLQGHSAPVLDVSFNCDESLLASSDARGMVIVWRREQK; this is encoded by the exons ATGACCATG GCTCCCGCGGGCGGACACGCCAGAGGAGGAGGCCGGGGAATGGCCGCGGTGTGGCAGCAAGTCTTAGCAGTGGACGCGAG GTACAACGCGTACCGCACACCAACGTTTCCACAGTTTCGGACCCAGTATATCCGCCGGCGCAGCCAGCTGCTTCGGGAGAATGCCAAGGCTGGGCACCCCCCAGCACTGCGCAGGCAGTACCTGAGGCTGAGGGGACAGCTGTTGGGCCAACGCTACGGACCCCTCTCCGAGCCAGGCAGTGCTCGTGCTTATAGCAACAGCATCGTCCGCAGCAGCCGCACTACCCTTGACCGCATGGAG GACTTTGAGGACGACCCTCGGGCCCTAGGGGCCCGTGGGCACCGCCGCTCTGTCAGCCGGGGCTCCTACCAGCTACAAGCACAGATGAACCGCGCTGTCTATGAGGACAG GCCCCCCGGCAGTGTGGTGCCCACGTCAGCGGCAGAGGCGAGTCGGGCCATGGCCGGGGACACGTCCCTGAGCGAGAACTATGCCTTTGCTGGCATGTACCATGTTTTTGACCAGCATGTGGATGAGGCAG TCCCCAGGGTGCGCTTCGCCAATGACGACCGACACCGCCTAGCCTGCTGCTCACTGGACGGCAGCATCTCCCTGTGCCAGCTGGTACCCGCCCCACCCACCGTGCTCCGCGTGCTGCGGGGCCACACCCGCGGCGTCTCCGACTTTGCCTGGTCCCTCTCCAATGACATCCTTGTGTCCACCTCACTCGATGCCACCATGCGCATCTGGGCCTCTGAGGATGGCCGCTGCATCCGGGAAATCCCTGACCCCGATGGCGCCGAACTGCTCTGCTGCACCTTCCAGCCCGTCAACAACAACCTCACTGTG GTGGGGAACGCCAAGCACAACGTGCACGTCGTGAACATCTCCACGGGCAAGAAAGTGAAGGGTGGCTCCAGCAAGCTGACAGGCCGCGTCCTTGCCCTCTCCTTCGATGCCCCTGGCCGGCTGCTCTGGGCGGGCGATGACCGCGGCAGcgtcttctctttcctcttcgACATGGCCACAG GGAAGCTGACCAAGGCCAAGCGTCTGGTGGTGCATGAAGGCAGTCCCGTGACCAGCATCTCCGCCCGCTCCTGGGTCAGCCGCGAGGCCCGGGACCCCTCGCTGCTCATCAACGCTTGCCTCAACAAGCTGCTGCTCTACAG GGTGGTGGACAACGAGGGGACCCTGCAGCTGAAGAGGAGCTTCCCCATCGAGCAGAGCTCCCACCCCGTGCGCAGTATCTTCTGCCCCCTCATGTCCTTCCGCCAGGGAGCCTGCGTGG TGACGGGCAGTGAGGACATGTGCGTGCACTTCTTTGACGTGGAGCGGGCGGCCAAGGCCGCCGTCAACAAGCTCCAGGGCCACAGCGCGCCCGTGCTCGACGTCAGCTTCAACTGCGACGAGAGCCTGCTGGCTTCCAGTGACGCCAGGGGCATGGTCATCGTCTGGAGACGGGAGCAGAAGTAg
- the WDR13 gene encoding WD repeat-containing protein 13 isoform X3 gives MEDFEDDPRALGARGHRRSVSRGSYQLQAQMNRAVYEDRPPGSVVPTSAAEASRAMAGDTSLSENYAFAGMYHVFDQHVDEAVPRVRFANDDRHRLACCSLDGSISLCQLVPAPPTVLRVLRGHTRGVSDFAWSLSNDILVSTSLDATMRIWASEDGRCIREIPDPDGAELLCCTFQPVNNNLTVVGNAKHNVHVVNISTGKKVKGGSSKLTGRVLALSFDAPGRLLWAGDDRGSVFSFLFDMATGKLTKAKRLVVHEGSPVTSISARSWVSREARDPSLLINACLNKLLLYRVVDNEGTLQLKRSFPIEQSSHPVRSIFCPLMSFRQGACVVTGSEDMCVHFFDVERAAKAAVNKLQGHSAPVLDVSFNCDESLLASSDARGMVIVWRREQK, from the exons ATGGAG GACTTTGAGGACGACCCTCGGGCCCTAGGGGCCCGTGGGCACCGCCGCTCTGTCAGCCGGGGCTCCTACCAGCTACAAGCACAGATGAACCGCGCTGTCTATGAGGACAG GCCCCCCGGCAGTGTGGTGCCCACGTCAGCGGCAGAGGCGAGTCGGGCCATGGCCGGGGACACGTCCCTGAGCGAGAACTATGCCTTTGCTGGCATGTACCATGTTTTTGACCAGCATGTGGATGAGGCAG TCCCCAGGGTGCGCTTCGCCAATGACGACCGACACCGCCTAGCCTGCTGCTCACTGGACGGCAGCATCTCCCTGTGCCAGCTGGTACCCGCCCCACCCACCGTGCTCCGCGTGCTGCGGGGCCACACCCGCGGCGTCTCCGACTTTGCCTGGTCCCTCTCCAATGACATCCTTGTGTCCACCTCACTCGATGCCACCATGCGCATCTGGGCCTCTGAGGATGGCCGCTGCATCCGGGAAATCCCTGACCCCGATGGCGCCGAACTGCTCTGCTGCACCTTCCAGCCCGTCAACAACAACCTCACTGTG GTGGGGAACGCCAAGCACAACGTGCACGTCGTGAACATCTCCACGGGCAAGAAAGTGAAGGGTGGCTCCAGCAAGCTGACAGGCCGCGTCCTTGCCCTCTCCTTCGATGCCCCTGGCCGGCTGCTCTGGGCGGGCGATGACCGCGGCAGcgtcttctctttcctcttcgACATGGCCACAG GGAAGCTGACCAAGGCCAAGCGTCTGGTGGTGCATGAAGGCAGTCCCGTGACCAGCATCTCCGCCCGCTCCTGGGTCAGCCGCGAGGCCCGGGACCCCTCGCTGCTCATCAACGCTTGCCTCAACAAGCTGCTGCTCTACAG GGTGGTGGACAACGAGGGGACCCTGCAGCTGAAGAGGAGCTTCCCCATCGAGCAGAGCTCCCACCCCGTGCGCAGTATCTTCTGCCCCCTCATGTCCTTCCGCCAGGGAGCCTGCGTGG TGACGGGCAGTGAGGACATGTGCGTGCACTTCTTTGACGTGGAGCGGGCGGCCAAGGCCGCCGTCAACAAGCTCCAGGGCCACAGCGCGCCCGTGCTCGACGTCAGCTTCAACTGCGACGAGAGCCTGCTGGCTTCCAGTGACGCCAGGGGCATGGTCATCGTCTGGAGACGGGAGCAGAAGTAg